A part of Parvimonas micra genomic DNA contains:
- a CDS encoding GNAT family N-acetyltransferase: MNIIFERGLSKENATLLCQWSNDRGEAFQEQWMGLKISYPLTYDKIREMENVFSIFDEDEFLGMIQQIRIEKDNIHIGRFMINPKKQGMGFGKEAIRGFIDLIFKDESIKSISLNVFDSNKNAKNLYTKVGFEIDEVIETPKLKYIMKKYR; this comes from the coding sequence ATGAATATTATATTTGAAAGAGGATTAAGTAAAGAAAATGCTACTCTATTATGTCAATGGTCAAATGATAGAGGAGAGGCTTTTCAAGAGCAGTGGATGGGACTAAAAATTTCATATCCATTGACTTATGATAAAATTAGAGAAATGGAAAATGTATTTTCTATATTTGATGAAGATGAATTTTTGGGAATGATTCAGCAAATAAGAATTGAAAAAGATAATATACATATAGGTAGATTTATGATAAATCCCAAAAAGCAAGGAATGGGTTTTGGAAAAGAGGCAATAAGAGGTTTTATAGATTTGATTTTTAAAGATGAAAGTATAAAAAGTATTTCTTTAAATGTTTTTGATTCTAATAAAAATGCAAAAAATCTTTATACTAAAGTTGGTTTTGAAATTGATGAAGTTATTGAAACGCCAAAACTTAAGTATATAATGAAAAAATATAGATAA
- a CDS encoding TetR/AcrR family transcriptional regulator yields MVTKNFEKISEDKKQMIINKGIKIFSEFSFVEAKTDLIVKEAGISKGLLFYYFDNKKNFYLYLLNYAVDLLTQNLECKTYYDFFDNIFSIMDKKCNLIKKYPNETKFLNMASKETSKEVDKEIKDIFSEYHKKSNEKLKKQISNSIQIFNLRKDIDHELVVDALSLYIDAIAIKYLNLYQDNPMDLFDNYDEFKNSISKYLGLMLNGFLNTDCLR; encoded by the coding sequence ATGGTTACTAAAAATTTTGAAAAAATTTCAGAAGATAAAAAACAAATGATAATAAATAAAGGGATAAAAATTTTCTCAGAGTTTTCATTTGTGGAGGCAAAAACTGATTTAATAGTTAAGGAAGCTGGTATTTCTAAGGGTTTATTATTTTACTATTTTGATAATAAAAAGAATTTTTATCTATATCTACTTAATTATGCAGTAGATTTATTGACACAGAATTTAGAATGTAAGACATATTATGATTTTTTCGATAACATTTTTAGTATTATGGATAAAAAATGTAATTTAATAAAAAAATATCCTAATGAAACTAAATTTTTAAATATGGCTTCTAAGGAAACAAGCAAAGAAGTTGACAAAGAAATTAAGGATATTTTTAGTGAATATCACAAAAAATCAAATGAAAAATTAAAAAAACAAATTTCTAATTCTATTCAAATATTTAACTTAAGAAAAGATATTGATCATGAATTAGTTGTGGATGCTTTATCTTTATATATTGATGCGATTGCTATAAAATATCTCAATCTATATCAAGATAATCCAATGGATTTATTCGACAATTATGATGAATTTAAAAATAGTATTAGTAAATATCTAGGTTTAATGCTTAATGGATTTCTTAATACAGATTGTTTAAGATAG
- a CDS encoding Cna B-type domain-containing protein gives MKENSNKRMLSLLLVFFMLLNLFVPIIGVHAENTYTNKDKNVEKTVTSSKTETDSNSIKKESIKEADDSNAEKSKKIKESDDSNSENGKSISEIDKLNTEKSKLGKEDKLKPEGLKSSSRLSDQIENLKVELKYKSQTQYYTIDQISTSIHIDASGITGEIDGMYMDIELPTKEYKNEGWSNSADKYVDNFSLPSLSEVKFIKKAEKINGSNSTIYRVHFNKIDSTTVLELPYIFSFTDGLVPSDYKLQPKVKFYNSQGTMIKELKDQEYTPKYPNYWSKKLIAGDAGNGQTVYGGLSNPNDKNRVSADKTEPVPFTFSFVKDPNTPRSTERKLDTIVIKDVLPTYENSKGETVRAKFDPSINPGWTDNHDGTISYTYKVTSQDSEHNKLNEKVILYLSFPDAKFKEGKQNISFKNKVEMTGIPYNKANNEKYESKSEIDFYITADDFSGMGILAKRVGWGQSSIPFDKYGLWSENVKYDVKIANKFSKPIKEIVLVEDAKDFDPRLYVRSIEGVFERAPAVKPLTEHVEIRAYKEDGGYDIFKPGDAVNSKTEAELADTANRVIHGEIPIENTKPAKVVYNKISIVIKDYELPPGGVIDFSVYMGFKDPFNLKYSDKKDILNTISLNAKRVLWDNTESNIQVKDSASTGFTPLKEEAGLHKGTINNNTGIEGEEVRFWITAELNKMSKGRYLKNPTMIDLLPEGLSATSDTTVSGVYNTQSLIQKWEIIKNYNNTGRDAIKIEFKSDLLANLQGGNDKKTDFNIVIEKVKINKNIISSKAETEDNNNDNEVYFSYGDSGFPEEVESAQKVKDILDINQNKRTDDFVLKSTSKVLGTVVDSIQSRKYIRSLEPDEGQTGLNYNRTFVDEITTKFSDDSGVSGRFQYKLSVRNYFNSDLRKLEIYDVLPNDKDNRDSKFRNILQSPVLIKLKGVDKTNDFNIYYRTDTYPSDNVQSEMSSDKWTLTPSNYNDVTAIKIVSKNGTVIPPYTILDIFLEMKAPLYNENLSGKSSVNNFKVKYNDGSDFGTSNNVENKLEERTKVVVSKEWEDDYKGSMVSSLDIPFAGKNLLDSYGIPIPAPVNSIEVELYADGVSTGIKKELNDRNGWKAVFDNLPVSKTLGGKPIEYTVKEVGGETGSIKIDGSWYKIVIEGSMKEGFKITNKKLPPLTPLIPPTRDIKVKKEWKDGKGNALDAPVEKIEVELYKDGTATGIKKELNKDNNWTATFEKLKVYDSVANPKEYEYTIKEVGGETGNIKLSENWYKVTVEGSMKEGFKITNKKLPPLTPLIPPTRDIKVKKEWKDSKGNVLDAPVEKIEVELYKDGTATGIKKELNKDNNWTATFEKLPVSATLGGTNHNYTVKEVGESGSAIQLNNKWYGVAYAGTMKDGFTITNKEKLPWTPMIPPTRDIKVTKEWKTILGTNAEASVEKIEVELYKDGVATGKKVELTKANNWTATFEKLEVADKLGSTNYYQYTVKEVGESGSAIQLNNKWYGVAYSGTMKDGFTITNKEKLPWTPMIPPTRDIKVTKEWKDIKGNIIEAPVEKIEVELYKDGVATGKKAELTKANNWTVTFEKLEVADGLGSTNYYQYTVKEVGESGSAIQLNNKWYGVSYAGTMKDGLTITNKEKMPWTPMIPPTRDIKVTKEWKNFSGTDIEATVEKIEVELYKDGVATGKKVELTKANNWTATFEKLEVADGLGSTNYYQYTVKEVGESGSAIQLNNKWFGVSYGGTMKDGFTITNKEKLPWTPMIPPTRDIKVTKEWKDIKGNIIEAPVEKIEVELYKDGVATGKKVELTKANNWTATFEKLEVADGLGSTNYYQYTVKEVGESGSAIQLNNKWYGVSYAGTMKDGLTITNKEKMPWTPMIPPTRDIKVIKEWKDIKGNIIEAPVEKIEVELYKDGVATGKKVELTKANNWTATFEKLEVADKLGSTNYYKYTVKEVGESENAIKFGSNSYNVSYSGSMKDGFTIINRKGEIPKPLNPSTKLPKTGSTSDLSLYTYCILTSVTLLGLIVYRRKNILSK, from the coding sequence ATGAAAGAAAATTCTAATAAGAGAATGTTGTCTTTATTGTTAGTATTTTTTATGTTATTAAATTTGTTTGTGCCTATTATTGGTGTACATGCAGAAAATACTTATACGAATAAAGATAAAAATGTAGAAAAAACTGTAACTAGCAGTAAAACTGAAACTGATTCAAATTCTATCAAAAAAGAATCAATCAAAGAAGCTGATGATTCAAATGCTGAAAAGAGCAAAAAAATTAAAGAGAGTGATGATTCAAACAGTGAGAATGGCAAATCAATCAGCGAGATTGATAAGCTAAATACAGAAAAAAGTAAATTAGGTAAAGAAGATAAGTTGAAACCTGAAGGTTTGAAGTCTTCAAGTCGTTTATCAGATCAAATTGAAAATCTTAAAGTGGAACTTAAGTATAAGTCACAAACACAATATTATACAATTGACCAGATAAGCACAAGTATTCATATTGATGCTTCAGGAATTACTGGAGAAATTGATGGAATGTATATGGATATTGAACTTCCGACTAAGGAATACAAAAATGAAGGATGGAGTAATTCAGCAGATAAATATGTTGATAATTTTTCATTACCCTCATTATCAGAAGTAAAATTCATAAAAAAGGCTGAAAAAATTAATGGTTCGAATTCTACAATTTACAGAGTCCATTTCAATAAAATTGATTCAACAACTGTTTTGGAGTTACCATATATTTTCAGTTTTACAGACGGATTAGTTCCTTCTGATTATAAATTACAACCGAAGGTTAAATTCTACAATAGTCAAGGAACTATGATTAAAGAATTAAAGGATCAGGAATATACACCTAAGTATCCCAATTATTGGTCAAAAAAATTAATTGCAGGCGATGCAGGCAATGGTCAAACGGTATATGGCGGATTATCAAATCCTAATGATAAAAATAGAGTAAGTGCTGATAAAACAGAACCTGTTCCGTTTACATTTAGCTTTGTTAAAGATCCGAATACACCAAGGTCGACAGAGAGAAAATTGGATACTATTGTGATTAAAGATGTTCTGCCGACATATGAAAATAGTAAGGGAGAAACCGTAAGGGCAAAATTCGATCCATCAATTAATCCTGGCTGGACAGATAATCATGACGGTACTATAAGCTATACTTACAAAGTTACATCACAAGACAGTGAACACAACAAGTTAAATGAAAAAGTAATTTTATATTTATCTTTTCCGGATGCAAAATTTAAGGAAGGGAAGCAAAATATTTCTTTCAAAAATAAAGTTGAAATGACAGGAATACCGTATAATAAAGCAAATAATGAGAAGTATGAGTCTAAAAGTGAAATAGATTTCTACATTACAGCTGATGATTTTTCCGGTATGGGAATTTTGGCAAAAAGAGTCGGATGGGGACAAAGTTCGATTCCTTTTGATAAATATGGATTATGGTCTGAAAATGTCAAGTATGATGTAAAGATAGCAAATAAATTTTCTAAACCGATAAAAGAAATTGTATTGGTAGAAGATGCTAAAGATTTTGATCCCAGACTCTATGTTAGATCAATAGAAGGAGTTTTCGAGAGAGCTCCTGCAGTTAAGCCTTTAACTGAGCATGTAGAAATCAGAGCTTATAAAGAAGATGGCGGATATGACATATTTAAGCCTGGAGATGCTGTCAATTCAAAAACAGAAGCTGAACTTGCAGATACTGCAAATAGGGTAATCCATGGTGAAATTCCTATAGAAAATACAAAACCTGCAAAAGTTGTATATAATAAAATATCCATTGTTATTAAAGATTATGAGTTACCTCCAGGTGGAGTAATAGATTTTTCCGTATATATGGGATTTAAAGATCCTTTTAATTTAAAATATTCAGATAAAAAGGATATACTAAATACTATATCTCTTAATGCTAAGAGAGTTTTATGGGATAATACTGAAAGTAATATTCAAGTAAAAGACAGTGCAAGTACAGGATTTACCCCATTAAAGGAAGAAGCGGGACTTCATAAAGGGACGATTAATAATAATACGGGAATTGAAGGAGAAGAAGTAAGATTCTGGATAACTGCCGAATTGAATAAAATGTCTAAAGGAAGATATCTAAAAAATCCTACAATGATTGATTTACTTCCGGAAGGATTAAGTGCAACTTCAGATACAACTGTTTCCGGAGTTTATAATACTCAATCACTTATTCAAAAGTGGGAAATTATTAAAAATTATAATAATACCGGCAGAGATGCAATAAAAATTGAATTTAAGTCTGATCTTTTAGCAAATTTACAAGGTGGAAATGATAAAAAAACAGATTTTAATATTGTTATAGAAAAGGTAAAAATTAATAAAAATATTATTTCAAGTAAAGCTGAAACAGAAGACAATAATAATGATAATGAAGTGTATTTTTCCTATGGAGATAGTGGATTTCCGGAAGAGGTAGAATCAGCACAAAAGGTAAAGGATATTTTAGATATTAATCAAAATAAACGAACTGACGATTTTGTTTTAAAATCTACATCAAAAGTATTAGGAACTGTTGTTGATAGTATTCAATCAAGGAAATATATAAGAAGTTTGGAACCTGATGAAGGACAGACAGGTCTAAATTATAATAGGACATTTGTAGATGAAATTACTACAAAGTTTTCTGATGATAGTGGAGTATCAGGACGATTTCAATATAAATTAAGTGTTAGAAATTATTTTAATTCAGACTTAAGGAAATTGGAAATTTATGATGTTTTGCCCAACGATAAAGATAATAGGGATAGTAAATTTAGAAATATTTTACAAAGCCCTGTATTAATTAAGCTGAAAGGTGTGGACAAAACAAATGATTTCAACATTTATTATCGTACAGATACTTATCCATCAGATAATGTACAAAGTGAAATGTCAAGTGATAAGTGGACACTTACACCTTCAAATTATAATGATGTAACGGCTATAAAAATCGTAAGTAAAAATGGTACAGTTATTCCTCCTTATACAATTCTTGATATATTTTTAGAGATGAAAGCACCTTTATACAATGAAAATTTAAGTGGAAAAAGTTCTGTTAATAATTTTAAAGTAAAGTACAATGATGGTTCAGATTTCGGTACATCCAATAATGTAGAAAACAAGTTGGAAGAACGTACGAAAGTAGTCGTAAGTAAAGAGTGGGAAGATGATTATAAAGGTAGTATGGTATCAAGTTTAGATATTCCTTTTGCAGGAAAAAATTTATTAGATAGTTATGGAATACCTATTCCGGCTCCGGTAAACAGTATTGAAGTAGAATTGTATGCGGATGGTGTATCCACAGGAATCAAAAAAGAATTAAATGATAGAAATGGCTGGAAAGCAGTTTTTGATAACTTACCAGTATCCAAAACTTTAGGTGGAAAGCCTATTGAGTACACAGTAAAAGAAGTAGGAGGAGAGACAGGAAGTATAAAAATTGATGGAAGTTGGTATAAAATTGTAATTGAAGGAAGCATGAAAGAGGGCTTTAAGATAACAAATAAAAAGCTACCACCGTTGACACCGTTAATTCCACCAACAAGAGATATCAAAGTTAAAAAGGAATGGAAAGACGGTAAAGGAAATGCTTTAGATGCTCCTGTAGAAAAGATAGAAGTTGAATTATACAAAGACGGAACAGCTACAGGAATCAAGAAGGAATTAAACAAAGACAATAACTGGACAGCTACATTTGAAAAGTTGAAGGTATATGACTCCGTAGCAAACCCTAAAGAATATGAATATACCATAAAAGAAGTAGGGGGAGAAACAGGAAATATAAAACTTTCAGAAAACTGGTACAAGGTTACAGTTGAAGGAAGTATGAAAGAGGGCTTTAAGATAACAAATAAAAAGCTACCACCGTTGACACCATTAATTCCACCAACAAGAGATATCAAAGTTAAAAAGGAATGGAAAGACAGTAAAGGAAATGTTTTAGATGCTCCTGTAGAAAAGATAGAAGTTGAATTATACAAAGACGGAACAGCTACAGGAATCAAGAAGGAATTAAACAAAGACAATAACTGGACAGCTACATTTGAAAAATTACCTGTTTCAGCAACTTTAGGGGGAACAAATCATAACTATACAGTTAAAGAAGTTGGAGAAAGCGGTTCAGCAATTCAACTAAATAACAAATGGTATGGAGTTGCTTATGCCGGTACAATGAAAGATGGCTTTACAATAACAAACAAAGAAAAGTTGCCATGGACACCGATGATACCGCCGACAAGAGATATTAAAGTAACAAAAGAGTGGAAAACTATTTTAGGTACGAATGCAGAAGCATCTGTAGAAAAGATAGAAGTTGAATTGTACAAAGACGGAGTTGCTACAGGAAAGAAAGTAGAACTTACAAAAGCAAATAATTGGACAGCTACATTTGAAAAACTTGAAGTGGCAGATAAACTTGGAAGTACAAACTACTATCAATACACAGTTAAAGAAGTTGGAGAAAGCGGTTCAGCAATTCAACTAAATAACAAATGGTATGGAGTTGCTTATTCCGGTACAATGAAAGACGGCTTTACAATAACAAACAAAGAAAAGTTGCCGTGGACACCGATGATACCGCCAACGAGAGATATCAAAGTAACAAAAGAGTGGAAAGATATTAAAGGTAATATTATTGAAGCACCTGTTGAAAAGATAGAAGTTGAATTGTACAAAGACGGAGTTGCTACAGGAAAGAAAGCAGAACTTACAAAAGCAAATAATTGGACAGTAACTTTTGAAAAACTTGAAGTAGCAGACGGACTTGGAAGTACAAACTACTATCAATATACAGTTAAAGAAGTTGGAGAAAGCGGTTCTGCAATTCAACTAAATAACAAATGGTATGGAGTTAGTTATGCCGGCACTATGAAAGACGGTTTAACGATAACTAATAAAGAAAAAATGCCATGGACACCGATGATACCGCCGACAAGAGATATCAAAGTAACAAAAGAGTGGAAAAACTTTTCAGGAACTGATATAGAAGCAACTGTTGAAAAGATAGAAGTTGAATTGTACAAAGACGGAGTTGCTACAGGAAAGAAAGTAGAACTTACAAAAGCAAATAATTGGACAGCTACTTTTGAAAAACTTGAAGTGGCAGACGGACTTGGAAGTACAAACTACTATCAATACACAGTTAAAGAAGTTGGAGAAAGCGGTTCAGCAATTCAACTAAATAACAAATGGTTTGGAGTTAGTTATGGCGGAACAATGAAAGACGGCTTTACAATAACAAACAAAGAAAAGTTACCATGGACACCGATGATACCGCCGACAAGAGATATTAAAGTAACAAAAGAGTGGAAAGATATTAAAGGTAATATTATTGAAGCACCTGTTGAAAAGATAGAAGTTGAATTGTATAAAGATGGAGTTGCTACAGGAAAGAAAGTAGAACTTACAAAAGCAAATAACTGGACAGCTACATTTGAAAAACTTGAAGTAGCAGACGGACTTGGAAGTACAAACTACTATCAATATACAGTTAAAGAAGTTGGAGAAAGTGGTTCAGCAATTCAACTAAATAACAAATGGTATGGAGTTAGTTATGCTGGCACTATGAAAGACGGTTTAACGATAACTAATAAAGAAAAAATGCCATGGACACCGATGATACCGCCAACGAGAGATATCAAAGTAATAAAAGAGTGGAAAGATATTAAAGGTAATATTATTGAAGCACCTGTTGAAAAGATAGAAGTTGAATTGTATAAAGATGGAGTTGCTACAGGAAAGAAAGTAGAACTTACAAAAGCAAATAATTGGACAGCTACTTTTGAAAAACTTGAAGTGGCAGACAAACTTGGAAGTACAAACTACTATAAATACACAGTTAAAGAAGTTGGAGAAAGTGAAAATGCTATTAAATTTGGTAGTAATTCATACAATGTAAGTTACAGCGGAAGTATGAAAGATGGTTTCACTATCATTAACCGAAAGGGAGAAATTCCAAAACCGCTTAACCCTAGCACAAAACTACCTAAAACAGGAAGTACAAGTGACTTATCTCTATACACTTACTGCATACTAACATCAGTAACACTATTGGGATTAATCGTTTATAGACGAAAAAATATACTAAGTAAATGA
- a CDS encoding DUF2232 domain-containing protein, whose product MQNKKIFLYYFLTVGMVMFPILNLLSFIPMVILYKKSNFRTYILSAGMFFVLSLFILGNFTSLIPVFISFIIIKGMDSSTDSYKVLLGSALVMTVLLVSDFMILKVNAKSYELLINNMTEFFNNFENYKEILNIKNAEDFINKMSNIYPSSSFIISYVFCAIGYLFLSKRIYKIDRDSDNIIIPFDIKFLFFSMAVIAVIIFVNINGVKNFYEVYLICLNLLIAFVGIMTIQGFIKSNVFLSARMNKIVANIFSFISIFFAIIYVVYFIYGIYSSVKRGVKWEKN is encoded by the coding sequence ATGCAAAATAAAAAAATATTTTTATATTATTTTTTGACTGTAGGAATGGTTATGTTTCCTATTCTCAATTTATTGAGTTTTATTCCTATGGTAATTTTATACAAGAAATCGAACTTTAGAACTTATATTTTATCAGCAGGAATGTTTTTTGTATTGTCATTATTTATTTTAGGAAATTTCACTTCACTTATCCCTGTATTTATTTCTTTTATAATTATAAAAGGGATGGATAGCAGTACAGACAGTTATAAAGTTCTGCTTGGAAGCGCACTGGTTATGACTGTTTTACTTGTAAGTGATTTTATGATTTTAAAAGTAAATGCGAAGTCTTATGAATTATTGATAAATAATATGACTGAATTTTTTAATAATTTTGAAAATTATAAAGAGATTTTGAATATAAAAAATGCAGAAGATTTTATTAATAAAATGTCAAATATTTATCCTTCATCTTCTTTTATAATTTCTTATGTATTCTGTGCTATAGGATATTTATTTTTATCTAAAAGAATTTATAAAATTGATAGGGATTCAGATAATATTATAATACCATTCGATATTAAATTTTTGTTTTTCAGCATGGCGGTTATAGCTGTAATTATTTTTGTAAATATCAATGGTGTAAAAAACTTTTATGAAGTTTATTTGATTTGCTTAAATTTACTTATAGCATTTGTAGGAATAATGACAATTCAAGGTTTTATAAAGTCTAATGTATTTTTAAGTGCAAGGATGAATAAAATAGTGGCAAATATATTCAGTTTTATTTCAATATTTTTTGCTATCATTTATGTAGTTTATTTTATTTATGGAATTTATAGTTCAGTTAAGCGAGGTGTGAAATGGGAAAAAAATTAA
- a CDS encoding DHH family phosphoesterase, translated as MGKKLIKLSDFYVLFLFMVLISAFVLYFQFIFGIVSFILTFISFILVLYYIKNKNIEYEEDIRKYKDSLDNIASEVVYKMPFPVAVLNNKGRVKWYSPEFSELFSGSDIIGIDINSEISSFNITEVLKKGYGKVNWETKKFNYLVYYNVVKDEDNGDVNVIIYLIDNLAYSKLKKQYEEETLNSIVIYIDNYEDVRNNVKEDFKAILIAEMDKIIINYFSSLGAIIRKYDSGKYIVISNDIILQKIKHDKFSIIEKLKAIEISGNIKPTLSIGVGLGGKNPFEKYKEAQTALDMALGRGGAQIVFKNGEDLDFYGGKNNKGVERNKVKARVISQALENIIRESSEVFVMGHKNPDMDCFGAALGVMAICKELKKDCYMVLEDVPVTIRNIYDRVRVGEPDYVDMMIPPEKAYDICRDTSSVILVDNSRTLSTEAPYLLDVTSKIVVIDHHRIGKDFVENPMLTYLEPYASSACELVTEIIYYMFEKIDLDKLIAESLLAGIVVDTKNFYYQTGVRTFEMASYLKRFGADSIAVKQLFKDNFNTIKLKSNVLSNAISYRNYICIGVFPEEIEESMLIAAQAADELLGVLDIECSFVLTIVSGQIHISGRSLGKISVQLILEKLGGGGHYTSAGARLDCSMEEAIEKLKKAIDEYLLEEGIDESNFN; from the coding sequence ATGGGAAAAAAATTAATTAAATTATCAGATTTTTATGTTTTATTTTTATTTATGGTTTTAATCTCTGCTTTTGTGCTTTATTTTCAATTTATATTTGGAATTGTGTCCTTTATACTAACTTTTATTTCATTTATTTTAGTTTTGTATTATATAAAGAATAAAAATATTGAATATGAAGAAGATATAAGGAAGTACAAAGACTCATTGGATAATATTGCCAGTGAGGTGGTTTACAAAATGCCTTTCCCTGTTGCTGTACTTAACAACAAAGGTAGAGTTAAATGGTACAGTCCGGAATTTTCAGAACTTTTTTCAGGAAGTGATATTATCGGGATTGATATTAATTCGGAAATTTCAAGTTTTAATATTACTGAAGTTTTGAAAAAAGGTTATGGGAAAGTAAATTGGGAAACGAAAAAGTTTAATTATTTAGTTTATTATAATGTAGTAAAAGACGAGGATAATGGGGATGTTAATGTAATTATTTATTTAATAGACAACCTGGCATATTCAAAACTTAAAAAGCAATATGAAGAAGAAACTTTAAATTCTATTGTGATATACATTGATAATTACGAAGACGTTAGAAACAATGTCAAAGAAGACTTTAAAGCTATATTAATTGCTGAAATGGATAAAATTATTATAAATTATTTTTCAAGTTTAGGTGCAATTATTAGAAAGTATGATTCGGGAAAATATATTGTTATATCAAATGATATAATTTTACAAAAGATTAAACATGATAAATTCAGTATTATTGAAAAATTAAAAGCAATAGAGATTTCCGGTAATATAAAACCGACTTTAAGTATCGGTGTAGGTCTTGGCGGAAAAAATCCTTTTGAAAAATATAAAGAAGCTCAAACTGCTCTTGATATGGCTTTAGGTCGTGGAGGAGCACAAATTGTTTTCAAAAATGGAGAAGATCTGGACTTTTATGGTGGAAAAAATAATAAAGGTGTTGAAAGAAATAAAGTAAAGGCGAGAGTTATTTCTCAAGCACTTGAAAACATAATAAGAGAATCTTCAGAAGTTTTTGTAATGGGACATAAAAATCCGGATATGGATTGTTTTGGAGCGGCACTTGGCGTTATGGCAATTTGTAAAGAATTGAAAAAAGATTGTTATATGGTTTTAGAAGACGTTCCCGTTACAATTAGAAATATTTATGATAGAGTTAGAGTGGGAGAACCTGATTATGTAGATATGATGATTCCTCCGGAAAAAGCGTATGATATTTGTAGAGATACAAGCTCGGTTATATTGGTAGATAATTCTAGAACACTTTCAACGGAAGCACCATATCTGTTAGATGTTACTTCAAAAATTGTTGTAATTGATCATCACAGAATAGGAAAAGATTTTGTTGAAAATCCAATGTTGACTTATCTTGAACCTTATGCATCATCTGCCTGTGAACTCGTAACTGAAATAATTTATTATATGTTTGAAAAAATTGATTTGGATAAATTAATTGCAGAATCTTTACTTGCAGGGATTGTCGTAGATACAAAAAATTTCTATTATCAAACAGGAGTAAGGACTTTTGAAATGGCATCATATTTGAAGAGATTTGGAGCGGATAGTATTGCAGTAAAACAACTTTTTAAAGATAATTTCAATACAATAAAATTAAAATCAAATGTTTTATCAAATGCAATTTCATATAGGAATTATATTTGTATTGGAGTCTTTCCGGAAGAAATTGAGGAGTCTATGTTGATTGCCGCACAGGCTGCTGATGAATTGCTTGGGGTTTTGGATATAGAATGCAGTTTTGTTTTAACTATTGTTTCAGGTCAAATCCACATAAGTGGAAGAAGTCTCGGTAAAATTTCAGTTCAATTAATTTTAGAAAAACTTGGTGGTGGTGGACATTACACTTCAGCAGGAGCAAGGCTTGATTGTTCGATGGAAGAAGCAATAGAGAAATTGAAGAAAGCTATAGATGAATATTTATTGGAGGAAGGTATAGATGAAAGTAATTTTAATTAA
- the rplI gene encoding 50S ribosomal protein L9 codes for MKVILIKDVKSFGKAGELVNAKTGYARNFLIPNGLAKEATKENLEIWEKEQAELKRIEAENIKNAKELKETLEKLEVVIKTKTGNGDKLFGSITSQDISDALKKQHKIEIDKRKIELKENIKSLCTLTVPVRVYPEIVATVKVSIEKE; via the coding sequence ATGAAAGTAATTTTAATTAAAGATGTAAAAAGTTTTGGAAAAGCGGGAGAACTCGTTAATGCGAAGACCGGGTATGCAAGAAACTTTTTAATTCCAAACGGATTAGCTAAAGAAGCAACTAAGGAAAATCTTGAAATTTGGGAAAAAGAACAAGCTGAATTAAAGAGAATTGAAGCTGAAAATATAAAAAATGCAAAAGAATTAAAAGAAACTTTAGAAAAATTGGAAGTAGTTATAAAGACTAAAACAGGAAACGGAGATAAACTTTTCGGCTCGATAACTTCTCAAGATATTAGTGATGCTTTAAAAAAACAACATAAAATAGAAATTGATAAAAGAAAAATAGAATTAAAAGAAAATATAAAATCACTTTGCACTTTGACAGTTCCTGTAAGAGTATATCCTGAAATAGTCGCAACTGTTAAGGTTTCTATTGAAAAGGAGTAA